CCCCTACTTTTTTGGTGGGATCGCGAAGCTCAATGCCGATTGGTTGCGAGGTCAGCCAATGCGAACGACGCTTTCGTACATGACAGACCATCCGTGGATTTCCAAATTCCCGTTTGATCAGGAATATCTCGTTCAGCTTGTCTGCTGGGGAGGCCTTTTGTTTGACCTCGCGATTGTTCCGCTCTTGCTGTTCCGCAAGACACGGTTGTTGGGTTTCGTCCTGACCTGTGCGTTTCACATCAGCAATCACAACTTGTGGAACATCGGAATTTTCCCTTGGTTGATGATCGCGGCGACGACGGTCTACTTTGATCCGGGATGGCCCCGGCAGCTCCTCCATCGTTTCGGATGGAGCAATCGTCCGGAGTTTGCTGAGACGCCTTTGACGACTCGGTTCTCATTGCCGCAGCGTGCCGTGGTCTCATGTGTGCTGCTTTGGATTGGCGTTCAAACAATCGTTCCGCTGCGAGTGTTCGTGCTTCCCGGTAATCCAAGCTGGTCCGAGTATTCACATCACTTCTCGTGGCACATGCTGCTTCGCGCGAAAGTGAGTGGCGTTCGCGTCTACGCGACGGATCCAGAGTCTGGTCGGTCGGGAGTCATTGACTTGCGTCCCTATTTGACCCAGCGACAACTCGCGGTGGTTGGACGCGACCCACGAATGATTCACCAGTTGTGCTTGTTCATCGCGGATGACTTGGCGACCAAAGGGCATCCGAACGTCGAACTTCGCGCCCTGGCCTTGGTTTCTCTCAATGGACGAAAGCCACAGCCGATCATCGATCCGTCTGTTGATTTGACGAAGCAACCTCGTGACTTGCGCTATCCAGACTGGATTGTGGATCTTCACGAACCGTATCGGCATTTGGCTTGGAAGGTTCCGCTGGAACAATGGGAAAGCCAATTGGATTTGGATCTCCCACCCCAGATGATGGCATTGAGAATCCCACAACGACCTGTTCCGAATTCAGGGGCAACTTCCCCTGATCGTTCGGCTGCGATTGCAGTCTCTCAGCGTGTTGATTCCGTCGCTGGAAACTGAATTCCATGCTTTGGCCCCGCTTCCTTGCTCTCGATCAAACGAATGATCGCCCCACCTACCATTCCCCGTGACGTTTTCGAAGGAAAAAGAATGACCTATTGGAAGAAATGCGGCATCGCGTTCCTTGCTTTCACCTTGAACGCTGCTTGCACCCTGGTTGGTCCGACCACCTGGGCACACGATGATGAGAATCACACTCATGAGACTCCGGTCAAAGTCCCTGCCGGGATCACGTACGCTCCCACAGCCGTTCCTGACCGGATTGTTCTGACGTGGGCGGAAGATCCCACGACGACGCAGTCGGTTACTTGGCGAACCGACACATCGGTTGAAACGGCGATCGTGGAATTCGCAACAGCCGAAGACGGTCCGCTGTTTGTGAATCACACACAAGAAAAGGCTGCGAAGTCCGAAACTCTGGAAACAAACTTGGGCCTCGCGAAATATCACAGTGTCACGCTGAGTGGTTTGGTCCCCAACACAAAGTACGTGTACCGCGTTGGCGATGGTGTCAACTGGAGCGAATGGGCTCACTTCATCACCGCGAGTGACCAAGCCGATCCGTTCAGCTTCGTCTATGTCGGCGACGCCCAAAACGATCTGAAATCGCACTGGTCACGACTGGTTCGTCAGGCCTACTCGGATGCACCGCGTGCTGCTTTTCTTTTGCATGCAGGTGACTTGGTCAACCGAGCTGACAGTGACGCTGAATGGGGCGAATGGTTTTACGCTCAGGGGTTCATCCCCCGCAGCACACCGTGTGTGGCCGTTCCTGGTAACCACGAGCAGTCCAAGATCGCCAATGAAGAAACAGGCGAGGTGACTCGTCGTCTGACCAACCACTGGGAGCGAGTGTTCGAATTTCCAAGCAACGGTCCGGAAAGCTCTCGCGAATCCGTGTACTGGATGGACTACCAAGGGGTGCGATTCATCGGCCTGGATTCCAACAATGATGTCGAAAGCCAAGCGGTCTGGTTGGAGAAGGTGTTGCAAGACAACCCGCAGAACTGGACCGTGGTCACCTTCCATCACCCAATCTATTCCTCTAAACGAGGCCGCGACAACAGTGAGCTTCGGGACCTATGGCAGCCACTCTTTGACAAGTACAAAGTTGACTTGGTTCTCAATGGCCACGATCACACCTACGCTCGAACGGGGTTGATGGCCCACGGCAGCGAGAAGAACGTGCCGTCTGGTATTCGTGCTCAAAGCGAGATCGCAGGAACCGTGTATGTGGTTTCCGTCAGCGGTCCAAAAATGTACGAACTCGGACGCGAACCTTACATGCAGCGAGTCGCGGAAGACACGCAGCTCTATCAAATCATCACCGTGGATGGCGATGAGCTTCGCTACGTTGCTCGCACCGCCGTTGGTCGTCCTTACGATGGTTTCACGTTGACGAAACGCGAAGGCAAGCCAAACCAGTTGGTCGAAAACGTTCCTGACACACCCGAACGAGTGCGTCCAGAAGCCGATGTTGCGGAAGCGGAACCAGTCAAACGCAACGCGGATCAAGTCCCGGTCGTCACCTCGAGTCTTCGCTTGACCAACCCAGAAGCGAAGGATCAGGACGACTTGTGTGTTTGGAGAGACAAGCAATCTCCGGAACACAGCGTGATCATCGCCTCGGACAAATCGGCCAACCGTTTGTTTGTCTACGACTTGGAAGGCAAGCTGACTCAGTCGATCGAAGTTTCCAAACCAGGAAACGTCGATTTGCGCTACGACGTCCCTTTCCAAGGCGAGCAAATTGACTTGGTGGCCGTCAATCAACGCGAAGACGGTTTCAAACTTCGTCTCTTCCGCGTCGACCATGAAACGCGAGAGTTGGTGGCGATCGACCAAGGCGGGATCGCAACGGGGCCCAACTACGGTGGTTGCCTCTACCGTTCAGCGGTCGATGATCGTCTGTACTTTTTCACAACGTCCAAAGAAGACGGTTGTGAACAGATCGAACTCAGCGAAACGGTGAACGGGTTTTACACTGGCAAAAAGGTTCGTCACTTGGATGTTGGAATGTCGGAAGGCGCCGTCGCTGATGACCAACTCGGCTTGGTTTACGTCGCAACCGAAACCGAAGGCGTCTGGCGATTTGAGGCGGAACCCACGGGACAGCCCGAAGGCACGTTGATTTTGCAGATCGGCGACAATGGAATTCAAGGTGATTTGGAAGGCGTGGCATTGAGCTACGACGACAATCAAATCCGGTACCTGACCGTCTCGGATCAAGGATCCAACACCTTCCACGTTCTTCCGATGGTTGGCGGCAGCAGCACGTATCGTTTCTCCATCGAGAACGCTGAAGAAACCGATGGGATCGAGGTGGTCACCGATTCATTTGGCCCCAAATTTCCCAAGGGATTCTTCGCTTGTCATTCGCACCATGACGAGAGCTGCCCGATTCTGATCACCCCATTGCCAAGCATTTTGAACGCTTTGGGGACGAACTGAGCGAGTTGGCCAAGTCAGACTGAAAACAACGCGGGGATTTGCTTTTCCTCGCGTTGTTTTGAAGGTGGAGGCGTTTTTACGAGGCGTGATTGGGAAAAACGGCAAAATGTTGTCCCCAATCGAACCTGAACAGACAGTATCGGTGTTCACTTCACAGGAGCACTTGATTTGTCTGACCAGAAAGCACGACTCGCGTTCGAGATTTTGGCCCGCGAAAATTCGCGGATGCTGATGGTCTATCTCCGCAGTTTGGTGCGTGATGAAGCGGTGATCGACGACTTGTTTCAAGAGTCGATGATTGTCGCTTGGCGACGTCTGGACGAATGCGATCTGGATCGGCCCTTTGGCCCTTGGCTACGCGGGATCGCGTCTCGAATCGTGATGGCCCACTATCGCAAGCAAAAGCGGGTGCCCATCGTGATGGAGGAAGCGGTGCTGTCCGCGGTCGACCGCCAATTCGAACGAATCAACGCTCTCGCCGGTGACACCTGGGATGAAAAGCTGGTCGCGTTAAGGGAATGCGTTGATGCGTTGCCCGGACACCAGATGGAGGTCATTCGAGGTCGCTACCTCGATGGCTTGCCCACCCGCGCCGTCGCGGAGAATTTGAATGTCACGGTGGAGGCATGCAAAAAACGCCTTCAACGCGGACGGTCTTTCCTGGCCGAATGCCTGAAGAAAAAGGGCGTGTTGGGAATCAAGGAGGCGACCGTATGAATCGCCATCTTGATGATTGGATGACGCAGTGGTTTGACGATGAAGGATCGGACTCCTCCCACAGCGAATTCGAGATCAACACGGAAGAGGAATCCAGCGAGGTGCTCGCCAACAGTCTCCTTGTCCACGGAGCGTTGATCGATCTGGCACGGCACGACGAGAAGCAGGAATCTCAACGTCTCGAACGCCTGATGAGCCAGATTGAAGCAGAAACGACGAGCGATGAACCTATCGTCTCTCCACCTCCCCAACCGCGCCGAAGCAGGCGTTTCGCGGTTCTGACGTACGCGGTGACGTTGGCCGCATCGATTGCAATCATGTTCGCGATCCTGGGCTCTCACCAGGATGCATCCGCCGCCATCGCGTCTCTCGAAAAGGTGCTTCAAGCAGCCGAGAAACCTTTGGACCGCACCTACGAAGTCAGCGTCGTCGAGCAGGAATCAAACGGAAGACTTTCACGGCGCCGGTGGCAGGCCCCCAGACGTTCGCGGCCGAAAGAAGAGGTCGACGGTGCCACGCTGTCGGTGCGTGGTGCCAATCAATACGTGCTGACGGTCTCGCTGCGATCGGGCTTGAAGCGAATGTCGGGATGTGACGGGAAAGTCAGTTGGGCGTTCCGCGAAGATGGACCGGTTCACGTCAGTGGTGACCTCAGTCGTTTTCGTGGTGGGATCCCGGGGCACCAACAGGATATCCCCTTTCTCAATCTTCATTCTCATCTGGAACAGTTGCAGAGCGACTACGACGTGGAGTTGTTGGAAGAACCGCCCACCGCCACCGGCGGCAACGGGCTGACTCAGTTGCGTGGCGTTCGCAAGTCGAACGAGATTCGTGGACCGAGGGAAATCATTCTCTGGTTCGCCCCGAATGATGGAACGATTCACAGAATGCGATTGGACGGACTTCCCCGTGCTCGCGGTGGCCCCGCTGCCGTGACGTTGGAACTGCAGGACCAGTCTCAGCTTCCTCTTGACTACTTTTCACACGCCGCGCATCACGAACCCAGCAAGAGAATCCAGTATGAATGAATCGAGTTTCCATCGCGGCTTCCACCTCAGTTTGCTGTTGTTCCTGATCGCAGTGGCAAACGTTGCTTTCGCTCAAGGGGAACGACGTGGCGGCAGCAGACTCGGTGGCTATCAGTCACCGCCTCCCGCCAACAATATTCCAGATCATCCTTTCAACATCATCTTGGGACGACTGAGCGACAGCAGTGTCACCATCCGAGTCCTGTTTCATGGTGATGTGCAAGCTCATGTTGTCTACGGTGACCAACCGGGGAATCTGCTCCACCAAACTGAGGAGCACACTTTGCGTGCCGGCGAACCATGTGACTTCGTCCTCGAATCGCTGGCCAAGAATTCACGCTACTTCTATCAAGTCGTTTACGAAGCGGCCGGAGTCAGCAAAGTGAGCGACGAGTTCACTTTCCATACGCAGCGTGATTCAGGAGATTCGTTTGTCTTCACGGTTCAGGCTGATTCGCACTTGGATGAAAACACGAGCGGCGAGGTCTACCTGAGAACGTTGCAAAACGCGTTGGCAGATCAGCCCGATTTTCACTTCGCTCTCGGTGACACCTTCATGACGGGCAAATATGTGAAACCGGAGTTGTCAGAACCGCAGTACCTCGCCCAACGTTTCTACCTCGGTCAACTGTGTCACTCCGCGGGGCTGTACTTTGCTCTCGGGAACCATGATGGAGAATCAGGAAGCCGAGGCTCCAACGTTTGGGCAACCAACACTCGAAAACGATACTTGCCGAATCCGTCACCGAACGATTTTTATTCCGGCAACGAGCATGAAGAGCGATCGGTTGGCTTGCCGGAGAACTACTACCAGTTTCATTGGGGCGACGCACAGTTCATTGTGCTCGACCCGTTTCGCCATACCACCAGGCGCTCACGCGGTGGGAGCAGCGACAATTGGAATTGGACGCTTGGGGAAAACCAATACCGGTGGCTCAAGGCTTCGCTGGAGCAAAGCAATGCGAAGGTGCGATTCGTGTTCTTGCACCATCTGGTAGGCGGAAGCGATCGAAACCAGCGCGGTGGCAAAGAAGCCGCACCGTTTTGGGAATGGGGAGGCAAGGGAACGTCCGGCGAAGACGAGTTCGCTCTCCGCCGCCCAGGATGGGAGCAACCAATTCACGCGATGCTAGTCGAACATGGTGTTGACGTTGTCTTTCACGGCCACGACCACATGTTCATCAAACAAGACTTGGACGGGATCGTCTATCAATTGGTGCCTCAGCCCGGGCATCCAAGATCAGGAACCAAGAGTGCCAAAGAATATGGGTACCTGAGTGGCGACGTGCAGGGAAGCAGCGGGCACATCCGCGTTCGCGTCCAGGGTGACTCCGCTCGCGTGGACTATGTCCGGTCCTATTTGCCTGCCGCGGAACGAGGCAATCGTCGGAACGGAGACGTCACCTATTCCTACCTCTTGAGCCATTGACCACGTTTCGAAATCCTCCCGCAAAAGAAAGATCCTCTATGAAACGAATCTTTGCCCTCGCAGCGATTCTCCTCGTTCATGCCTTGCCTGCGGCCGCCCAAGCACCACCTCGCAAGCCACGCATTGACGACACGATCCGAGCCAATGTTTACGCTGACAATTCTTTCAAACTCTACATCAATGGTGAGTTAGTGGCGGTCGATTCCATTCCCTTTGTCCCTCACAACGTCGTTTCCGTCGATGTCCTTCCGGCGTATCCCATGACGATCGCGGTGATGGGAATCGACAACGCTGATCCGAAGACAGGAATGGAATACGCCAACACCAGCATCGGTGACGGAGGCCTGATCTTGAAACTTGGGGATGGCACTGTGACCAACGCAATTTGGAAGGCCAAAAAGATCTCTTGGGGGCCAATCAACGGCGACGTCAAGAATCCACGAATCGAAAGCACTGCCATTCCGAATGATTGGTACGCGGTCGACTTCGACGACAGCGAGTGGCCAAACGCGACGGAGTTCACGGAGGAAGAAGTCGGCCCCAAAGCTCCCTTCTTCGAGCATGACTTTGAGGGCGCCAAATTCATTTGGTCGGGCGATGTGAAGTTGGACAACGTGGTCTTATTCCGAACCGTTGTGCCGTCTCCACCGGACGGAAAGCAACGTCCCGATTTTCGCGGATTGACCGATGTCGTCCCGCAGGGTGGCGGTCGAGGTGGTGGAAATCGCGGACAGCGTCCGCGGGGTCGCGGCAACTGAAGATTCGTTCAAAAGACCAGTTTTGATTTCTCCTCGAAAGTTTCTCATGCCCATTCGACTCTCGCTCCTTTTGATTTTCCTCTCCTCGATGGCGCTTTCGCACCCGTTGCACGCCCAACGATCCGGCGAGCGCAGACGCGGCAACGGCGGCAGCAATCAAGGTGGTGTGCTTGGCAACTCGCCTTTGCCTGACGTCAATGCTCTGACGGCCGACGGCAAACCCGTCAACCTTCGAGAACTCTGCGATGGCAAGTACACGCTGTTGGCGATGGGATGTTTGACCTGTCCCGAATTTCATCGCAGCTATCCCGAAATCGAGGCAGCGAACCAGGACTATGCATCCGATGACGTTCAGTTTTTCTACGTCTACAAATCGCTCCGGCATCCTGAACTGGGCGGCTATGTGGAGGCACAGAACCAGAACGAACGATTGTTGCAACTGAAAGAAGCCCGCGAAATGCTTGGGACGCAGGCCCCTTGGATCGCGGATTCGATCGACAACTCGATTCGAGACGCGTTGCAATCTGGATCGCGGTCGGTGTATCTGGTTTCGCCCGAAGGCAAGATTGTGTTTTCACACAACAAACCGACGCGGTCGGACATTCGCGAAGCCCTGAGTCAGTTCGTCGGAGAGATCGAACAACCGACCCTCGCCAGCGAACTCGACTTGCCGCAATTGCCTCGCCGTCGTCAAAACCTCAACGTCGATTCGGAAATTCGAGTGGCCCGACCAGAAGGTCTGACGATTCTCGTTCAAACGGCCAAGACACCCGAACAAACTTACTATGTCAAGTTGCGTGCGGAGGCGGATGCGGAATTGCTGCAAACCGGCACGGGAAAATTGTTTCTCGGTTTCTATCCCGACCCAATCCACAACGTGCATTGGAACAACCTGACGGAACCAATGAAGTACACGTTGACCCTTCCGGAAGGCGTGGAAGCCACTCCGATGGAAGCGAGTGCCAACAAGGGGCCAGGCGACAAAGACACACAGCCAAGACAATTCTGGGTGACGGTGAAATCAGACGGGCCGCTGTCGTCGATCGATTTGTCGATCGATTTGTCGATGCACTACTTCGGATGCACCGAAGACATGTGCGAAGCCCTGACGCAGGAATACACGATCGAATTCAAAGAAGCAGGAATGGACTCCCGAACATTCGGTTTCAACCGAGGCCCCCGCGGACGTGCCAGACAGGAAGGAGATAGAGGCCCCGAGAGATCACGGCCCGGTCAGCGTCGTCGCATTCAATGATCGCGTGTCTGGCTCGAATTCCCCACCCCCGTTCTTCTATTTCACTGAACTCATATGAATCATTCTCTCTGTATCCCTGCCATTCTGTTTGCGACTCTCATTGCCACGTCAACGCGCGCTCATGATGGGCACTCGCATGCTCCGTCACCCGAGACGCAACATGAGATCGTTCGGCTCAACACGGGACCTCCTCGGACCACTTTGGTAGTCCAGCGTGATGAGACGCAGTTGGAGCGTCCGGCGATTGCCAGCGTTTTTGAACCCTTTCGAAACAAGCTCGCCATTCGCCATGACCGGGACCATCTCTTTGTGGAATCCAACGGCATGCCTGACCACTCGATGATGGTCGGTATCACCGCTTGGCAGCAACAAGTCCCGTTGCCGCAAAAGTACACCGGCAACAACGCATGGAGCATTCCGCTGCATCCCGTGCCGGCCAAGAGGCCAATGCTCACGAAGGACAACTTCTTTCGAGGTGCGATCGCGCTCGCCGCCAACGGCGTCCCGATATTTAATCCAATCAAAAACGATGGCAAGACTGACACGCTAAAGGCCGGCGAGTTGGATCAATGGGGCGGCCATTGCGGACGGGCTGACGACTACCATTACCACATCGCTCCCGTGCACCTGGAAAAGATTGTGGGCGTGGGGAATCCTGTTGCCGTCGCGCTCGATGGCTATCCGATCTACGGCTACAACGATCCGAATGGCATGCCACCAACTGATCTGGATCACTTGAACGGGCACAAAGGTCCTGACGGCAAGTACCACTATCACGCCACGACGACGTTTCCCTATTTGAACGGCGGATTCTATGGCGAAGTGGTGGAACGCGATGGCCAAGTTGATCCGCAGCCCCGTGCTCAAGGCGTCCGTCCAGCGTTGAGAGGGTTGAAAGGAGCCAAG
This genomic window from Rhodopirellula bahusiensis contains:
- a CDS encoding HTTM domain-containing protein, with the translated sequence MTQETGSAFNRISNRLLQAVPIDFLVVFRIAFGVVMCWWAISGVRNGIPYNNYTLPAYHFTYYGFDWVKPIDLSVAIGGVAVEGMSLLYIAFAGLAICIAMGLWYRLVTTLFAVGMLYWFLIDKAYYLNHYYLCTLLSLMMPFFPAGRAFSVDAWRNPSQRSDTAPAWCLWLLRFQIGVPYFFGGIAKLNADWLRGQPMRTTLSYMTDHPWISKFPFDQEYLVQLVCWGGLLFDLAIVPLLLFRKTRLLGFVLTCAFHISNHNLWNIGIFPWLMIAATTVYFDPGWPRQLLHRFGWSNRPEFAETPLTTRFSLPQRAVVSCVLLWIGVQTIVPLRVFVLPGNPSWSEYSHHFSWHMLLRAKVSGVRVYATDPESGRSGVIDLRPYLTQRQLAVVGRDPRMIHQLCLFIADDLATKGHPNVELRALALVSLNGRKPQPIIDPSVDLTKQPRDLRYPDWIVDLHEPYRHLAWKVPLEQWESQLDLDLPPQMMALRIPQRPVPNSGATSPDRSAAIAVSQRVDSVAGN
- a CDS encoding phytase yields the protein MTYWKKCGIAFLAFTLNAACTLVGPTTWAHDDENHTHETPVKVPAGITYAPTAVPDRIVLTWAEDPTTTQSVTWRTDTSVETAIVEFATAEDGPLFVNHTQEKAAKSETLETNLGLAKYHSVTLSGLVPNTKYVYRVGDGVNWSEWAHFITASDQADPFSFVYVGDAQNDLKSHWSRLVRQAYSDAPRAAFLLHAGDLVNRADSDAEWGEWFYAQGFIPRSTPCVAVPGNHEQSKIANEETGEVTRRLTNHWERVFEFPSNGPESSRESVYWMDYQGVRFIGLDSNNDVESQAVWLEKVLQDNPQNWTVVTFHHPIYSSKRGRDNSELRDLWQPLFDKYKVDLVLNGHDHTYARTGLMAHGSEKNVPSGIRAQSEIAGTVYVVSVSGPKMYELGREPYMQRVAEDTQLYQIITVDGDELRYVARTAVGRPYDGFTLTKREGKPNQLVENVPDTPERVRPEADVAEAEPVKRNADQVPVVTSSLRLTNPEAKDQDDLCVWRDKQSPEHSVIIASDKSANRLFVYDLEGKLTQSIEVSKPGNVDLRYDVPFQGEQIDLVAVNQREDGFKLRLFRVDHETRELVAIDQGGIATGPNYGGCLYRSAVDDRLYFFTTSKEDGCEQIELSETVNGFYTGKKVRHLDVGMSEGAVADDQLGLVYVATETEGVWRFEAEPTGQPEGTLILQIGDNGIQGDLEGVALSYDDNQIRYLTVSDQGSNTFHVLPMVGGSSTYRFSIENAEETDGIEVVTDSFGPKFPKGFFACHSHHDESCPILITPLPSILNALGTN
- a CDS encoding RNA polymerase sigma factor; this encodes MSDQKARLAFEILARENSRMLMVYLRSLVRDEAVIDDLFQESMIVAWRRLDECDLDRPFGPWLRGIASRIVMAHYRKQKRVPIVMEEAVLSAVDRQFERINALAGDTWDEKLVALRECVDALPGHQMEVIRGRYLDGLPTRAVAENLNVTVEACKKRLQRGRSFLAECLKKKGVLGIKEATV
- a CDS encoding metallophosphoesterase family protein; its protein translation is MNESSFHRGFHLSLLLFLIAVANVAFAQGERRGGSRLGGYQSPPPANNIPDHPFNIILGRLSDSSVTIRVLFHGDVQAHVVYGDQPGNLLHQTEEHTLRAGEPCDFVLESLAKNSRYFYQVVYEAAGVSKVSDEFTFHTQRDSGDSFVFTVQADSHLDENTSGEVYLRTLQNALADQPDFHFALGDTFMTGKYVKPELSEPQYLAQRFYLGQLCHSAGLYFALGNHDGESGSRGSNVWATNTRKRYLPNPSPNDFYSGNEHEERSVGLPENYYQFHWGDAQFIVLDPFRHTTRRSRGGSSDNWNWTLGENQYRWLKASLEQSNAKVRFVFLHHLVGGSDRNQRGGKEAAPFWEWGGKGTSGEDEFALRRPGWEQPIHAMLVEHGVDVVFHGHDHMFIKQDLDGIVYQLVPQPGHPRSGTKSAKEYGYLSGDVQGSSGHIRVRVQGDSARVDYVRSYLPAAERGNRRNGDVTYSYLLSH
- a CDS encoding TlpA family protein disulfide reductase; the encoded protein is MPIRLSLLLIFLSSMALSHPLHAQRSGERRRGNGGSNQGGVLGNSPLPDVNALTADGKPVNLRELCDGKYTLLAMGCLTCPEFHRSYPEIEAANQDYASDDVQFFYVYKSLRHPELGGYVEAQNQNERLLQLKEAREMLGTQAPWIADSIDNSIRDALQSGSRSVYLVSPEGKIVFSHNKPTRSDIREALSQFVGEIEQPTLASELDLPQLPRRRQNLNVDSEIRVARPEGLTILVQTAKTPEQTYYVKLRAEADAELLQTGTGKLFLGFYPDPIHNVHWNNLTEPMKYTLTLPEGVEATPMEASANKGPGDKDTQPRQFWVTVKSDGPLSSIDLSIDLSMHYFGCTEDMCEALTQEYTIEFKEAGMDSRTFGFNRGPRGRARQEGDRGPERSRPGQRRRIQ